From one Deltaproteobacteria bacterium genomic stretch:
- a CDS encoding NADH-ubiquinone oxidoreductase-F iron-sulfur binding region domain-containing protein: FMDRSVLEADPHAVLEGMAICAKSIDANEGYLYVRAEYPLAIKRLNQAIEQARSYGLLGKDIFGTGFDFDAFVYPGAGAFVCGESTALMFSLEGKRGMPRAKPPRSAEAGLWGQPTVLNNVETFANVPRIILNGAKWFNSLGTEKSKGTKVFSLAGSVNNIGLVEVPMGITLRSIVFDIGEGIKDRKKFKAAQLGGPSGGFVPEHLLDTPVDYESLEATGAIMGSGGIVICDESTCMVDSARFFTNFCVEESCGKCVPCRIGLTVMLHKLEGIVGGKGQEGDVEFLEDLGRHIVRMSHCGLGQSAPNPVLSSIRHFRHEYDQHIKDKHCSSLVCTALIRFEVNPEKCKMCGLCLKACPSDAVTWEKKQPAKINQELCTKCKSCIRACKFWAIG; encoded by the coding sequence CATTCATGGACCGTTCTGTCCTGGAAGCCGATCCCCATGCCGTTCTGGAAGGCATGGCCATCTGCGCCAAATCGATCGATGCTAACGAAGGATATCTTTACGTCCGCGCCGAGTATCCTCTGGCTATCAAACGTTTGAACCAGGCCATTGAGCAGGCCAGAAGCTATGGCCTTTTGGGGAAGGATATCTTTGGAACGGGGTTTGACTTCGACGCTTTTGTTTACCCGGGGGCGGGGGCCTTCGTTTGCGGAGAATCCACGGCTCTCATGTTTTCCCTGGAAGGGAAGAGAGGAATGCCCAGAGCCAAACCCCCCCGCTCTGCCGAAGCCGGCCTCTGGGGTCAGCCTACGGTATTAAACAATGTGGAGACCTTCGCCAACGTGCCCCGGATTATCCTTAACGGGGCCAAGTGGTTCAATAGCCTGGGAACGGAGAAGAGCAAGGGAACCAAGGTTTTTTCTTTAGCTGGGTCCGTAAATAATATCGGCTTGGTTGAGGTCCCCATGGGCATCACCCTTCGTTCGATCGTTTTTGACATCGGGGAAGGGATCAAGGACCGGAAGAAGTTCAAGGCTGCCCAACTGGGAGGGCCGTCGGGTGGGTTTGTCCCCGAACACCTTCTGGATACGCCGGTAGATTACGAATCTCTGGAGGCCACAGGGGCAATTATGGGCTCTGGGGGGATCGTCATCTGCGACGAATCCACTTGTATGGTGGACTCCGCCCGATTCTTTACCAACTTCTGCGTGGAGGAATCCTGCGGGAAATGCGTCCCCTGCCGGATCGGGTTGACGGTCATGCTCCACAAGCTTGAGGGTATTGTGGGAGGCAAAGGCCAGGAAGGGGACGTGGAGTTCTTAGAAGACTTAGGCCGGCACATTGTAAGGATGTCCCATTGCGGACTCGGGCAATCTGCCCCTAACCCGGTGCTCTCGAGCATCCGCCACTTCCGGCATGAGTACGATCAACACATCAAGGACAAACATTGTTCCTCCTTAGTCTGTACGGCCTTGATTCGCTTCGAAGTAAATCCGGAAAAGTGCAAGATGTGCGGCCTCTGTCTCAAGGCTTGCCCGAGTGACGCCGTAACCTGGGAAAAAAAGCAGCCGGCGAAGATCAACCAGGAACTTTGTACCAAGTGTAAGTCCTGTATTCGGGCCTGTAAATTCTGGGCAATTGGGTAA